One Saimiri boliviensis isolate mSaiBol1 chromosome 17, mSaiBol1.pri, whole genome shotgun sequence genomic window carries:
- the ARHGAP27 gene encoding rho GTPase-activating protein 27 isoform X3: MVDMIAKVTRRQSRALPAQVDDPPEPVYANIERHPGATSPGASAVPLPSPVWETHTDAGTGRLYYYNPDTGVTTWESPFEAAEGAASPATSPASVGSHVSFETEWGQYWDEESRRVFFYNPLTGETAWEDEAEDEPEELEMQPGLSPGSPRNPRPPTPETDYPESLTSYPEEDYSPVGSFSEPGPTSPLSTPPGWSCHVSQDKQTVYTNHFTQEQWVRLEDPHGKPYFYNPEDSSVRWELPQVPVPAPRSIHKSSQDSDIPAQGSPPEEKVPAELDEVGNWEEISPATAAVRTKTLDKAGVLHRTKTADKGKRLRKKHWSASWTVLEGGVLTFFKDSKTSAAGGLRQPSKFSTPEYTVELRGASLSWAPKDKSSKKNVLELRSRDGSEYLIQHDSEAIISTWHKAIAQGIQELSAELPPEEESESSSVDFGSSERLGSWQEKEEDVRPSAALGPGGLESDLSKVRHKLRKFLQRRPTLQSLREKGYIKDQVFGCALAALCERERSRVPRFVQQCIRAVEARGLDIDGLYRISGNLATIQKLRYKVDHDERLDLDDGRWEDVHVITGALKLFFRELPEPLFPFSHFRQFIAAIKLQDQAQRSRCVRDLVRSLPAPNHDTLRLLFQHLCRVIEHGEQNRMSVQSVAIVFGPTLLRPEVEETSMPMTMVFQNQVVELILQQCSDIFPPH; encoded by the exons ATGGTGGACATGATCGCCAAAGTGACCAGGAGGCAGAGTCGAGCCTTGCCGGCACAG GTGGACGACCCCCCGGAGCCCGTGTACGCGAACATAGAAAGGCATCCCGGGGCCACTTCGCCGGGCGCCTCAGCGGTCCCTCTTCCCAGCCCGGTGTGGGAGACGCACACGGACGCGGGCACCGGGCGCCTCTACTACTACAACCCGGACACAGGCGTTACCACCTGGGAGTCGCCCTTTGAGGCTGCCGAGGGCGCTGCCAGCCCAGCCACCTCCCCTGCCTCAGTGGGCAGCCACGTGAGCTTCGAGACCGAGTGGGGCCAATACTGGGACGAGGAGAGCCGCAGGGTGTTCTTCTACAACCCGCTGACGGGCGAGACGGCCTGGGAAGACGAGGCCGAAGACGAGCCGGAGGAGCTGGAGATGCAGCCGGGCCTGAGTCCTGGCAGCCCTAGGAACCCACGG CCCCCCACCCCCGAGACTGACTACCCCGAGTCGCTGACCAGTTACCCTGAGGAGGACTATTCTCCCGTGGGCTCCTTCAGTGAGCCCGGCCCCACTTCTCCCTTGTCCACACCTCCCGGCTGGTCATGTCACGTCAGCCAGGACAAGCAGACGGTCTACACCAACCACTTCACCCAGGAGCAG TGGGTGAGGCTGGAGGACCCCCATGGGAAGCCATACTTCTACAACCCAGAGGACTCCTCCGTTCGATGGGAGCTGCCCCAG gtccctgtccctgcccctcGAAGCATCCATAAATCCAGCCAGGACAGTGACATCCCAGCCCAGGGCAGCCCTCCAGAGGAGAAG GTCCCAGCAGAGTTGGATGAGGTTGGGAACTGGGAGGAAATATCTCCTGCCACAGCTGCTGTGAGG ACCAAGACCTTGGACAAGGCAGGGGTGCTCCATCGCACCAAGACGGCAGACAAGGGAAAGCGGCTCCG GAAGAAGCACTGGAGCGCCTCCTGGACGGTGCTGGAGGGTGGCGTCCTGACATTCTTCAAGGACTCAAAGACCTCAGCTGCAGGCGGCCTG AGGCAGCCTTCCAAGTTTTCCACCCCTGAGTACACAGTGGAGCTGAGGGGGGCCTCTCTCTCCTGGGCCCCCAAAGACAAATCCAGTAAGAAGAATGTGCTCGAG CTGCGGAGCCGCGATGGCTCAGAGTACCTGATCCAGCACGACTCGGAGGCCATCATCAGCACCTGGCACAAGGCCATTGCCCAGGGCATCCAGGAGCTG TCCGCAGAGTTGCCCCCTGAGGAGGAGAGCGAGAGCAGCAGCGTGGACTTCGGGTCGAGTGAGCGCCTGGGAAGCtggcaggagaaggaggaagacgTGCGGCCGAGTGCAG CCCTGGGCCCCGGGGGTCTGGAGAGCGACTTGAGCAAGGTCCGGCACAAGCTCCGCAAGTTCCTCCAGAGGCGGCCCACACTGCAGTCGCTGCGGGAGAAGGGCTACATCAAAG ACCAGGTGTTCGGCTGCGCGCTGGCCGCGCTGTGTGAGCGTGAGAGGAGCCGAGTGCCGCGCTTCGTGCAGCAATGCATCCGCGCCGTCGAGGCCCGCG GTCTGGACATCGACGGGCTGTACCGCATCAGTGGAAACCTGGCCACCATCCAGAAGCTGCGCTATAAAGTGGACCACG ATGAGCGCCTCGACTTGGACGACGGGCGCTGGGAGGACGTCCACGTTATCACCGGTGCCCTGAAGCTCTTCTTTCGGGAGCTGCCCGAGCCCCTCTTCCCCTTCTCGCACTTCCGCCAGTTCATTGCGGCCATCA AGTTGCAGGACCAGGCCCAGCGCAGCCGCTGTGTACGCGACCTGGTGCGCTCGCTGCCCGCCCCCAACCACGACACGCTGCGGCTGCTCTTCCAGCACCTCTGCAG GGTGATCGAGCACGGCGAGCAGAACCGCATGTCGGTTCAGAGCGTGGCCATTGTGTTCGGACCCACGCTGCTGCGGCCCGAGGTGGAAGAGACCAGCATGCCCATGACCATGGTCTTCCAGAACCAGGTGGTGGAGCTCATCCTGCAGCAGTGCTCCGACATCTTCCCGCCGCACTGA
- the ARHGAP27 gene encoding rho GTPase-activating protein 27 isoform X1 has translation MAADVEGDVYVLVEHPFEYTGKDGRRVAIRPNERYRLLRRSTEHWWHVRREPGGRPFYLPAQYVRELPALGNPAAAQPPGPYPGPAAPEPLAYDYRFLSAAGAAGPDGAPAEPRGRVSSLCGPAQRGTATQRSSQAPGLPACLYLRPAAPVRPAQSLDDLARTAVSPPAGLLGSSGSFKACSVAGSWVCPRPLARSDSENIYEAIQDVRGPPREESAEQVDDPPEPVYANIERHPGATSPGASAVPLPSPVWETHTDAGTGRLYYYNPDTGVTTWESPFEAAEGAASPATSPASVGSHVSFETEWGQYWDEESRRVFFYNPLTGETAWEDEAEDEPEELEMQPGLSPGSPRNPRPPTPETDYPESLTSYPEEDYSPVGSFSEPGPTSPLSTPPGWSCHVSQDKQTVYTNHFTQEQWVRLEDPHGKPYFYNPEDSSVRWELPQVPVPAPRSIHKSSQDSDIPAQGSPPEEKVPAELDEVGNWEEISPATAAVRTKTLDKAGVLHRTKTADKGKRLRKKHWSASWTVLEGGVLTFFKDSKTSAAGGLRQPSKFSTPEYTVELRGASLSWAPKDKSSKKNVLELRSRDGSEYLIQHDSEAIISTWHKAIAQGIQELSAELPPEEESESSSVDFGSSERLGSWQEKEEDVRPSAALGPGGLESDLSKVRHKLRKFLQRRPTLQSLREKGYIKDQVFGCALAALCERERSRVPRFVQQCIRAVEARGLDIDGLYRISGNLATIQKLRYKVDHDERLDLDDGRWEDVHVITGALKLFFRELPEPLFPFSHFRQFIAAIKLQDQAQRSRCVRDLVRSLPAPNHDTLRLLFQHLCRVIEHGEQNRMSVQSVAIVFGPTLLRPEVEETSMPMTMVFQNQVVELILQQCSDIFPPH, from the exons ATGGCGGCGGACGTGGAGGGGGACGTGTACGTGCTGGTGGAGCACCCCTTCGAGTACACCGGCAAGGACGGGCGCCGCGTGGCCATCCGGCCCAATGAGCGCTACCGGCTGCTGCGGCGCAGCACCGAGCACTGGTGGCACGTGCGGCGCGAGCCCGGTGGCCGCCCCTTCTACCTGCCCGCGCAGTACGTACGCGAGCTGCCCGCGCTGGGCAACCCTGCGGCCGCCCAGCCTCCAGGTCCCTACCCGGGCCCCGCGGCCCCCGAGCCGCTGGCCTACGACTACCGGTTCTTGAGCGCGGCGGGGGCCGCGGGCCCCGACGGCGCCCCCGCGGAGCCCCGAGGCCGCGTCAGCTCCCTGTGCGGCCCTGCGCAACGCGGCACTGCGACCCAGCGCAGCAGCCAGGCGCCGGGCCTGCCCGCCTGCCTGTACCTGCGGCCCGCAGCGCCCGTGCGGCCAGCGCAGTCCCTGGACGACCTGGCGCGCACAGCCGTCTCGCCTCCTGCCGGCCTCCTTGGAAGCAGCGGCAGCTTCAAGGCCTGCAGCGTGGCGGGCTCCTGGGTGTGCCCGCGGCCCCTGGCGCGCAGCGACTCAGAGAACATCTACGAGGCCATCCAGGACGTGCGCGGCCCGCCGAGGGAGGAGAGCGCGGAGCAG GTGGACGACCCCCCGGAGCCCGTGTACGCGAACATAGAAAGGCATCCCGGGGCCACTTCGCCGGGCGCCTCAGCGGTCCCTCTTCCCAGCCCGGTGTGGGAGACGCACACGGACGCGGGCACCGGGCGCCTCTACTACTACAACCCGGACACAGGCGTTACCACCTGGGAGTCGCCCTTTGAGGCTGCCGAGGGCGCTGCCAGCCCAGCCACCTCCCCTGCCTCAGTGGGCAGCCACGTGAGCTTCGAGACCGAGTGGGGCCAATACTGGGACGAGGAGAGCCGCAGGGTGTTCTTCTACAACCCGCTGACGGGCGAGACGGCCTGGGAAGACGAGGCCGAAGACGAGCCGGAGGAGCTGGAGATGCAGCCGGGCCTGAGTCCTGGCAGCCCTAGGAACCCACGG CCCCCCACCCCCGAGACTGACTACCCCGAGTCGCTGACCAGTTACCCTGAGGAGGACTATTCTCCCGTGGGCTCCTTCAGTGAGCCCGGCCCCACTTCTCCCTTGTCCACACCTCCCGGCTGGTCATGTCACGTCAGCCAGGACAAGCAGACGGTCTACACCAACCACTTCACCCAGGAGCAG TGGGTGAGGCTGGAGGACCCCCATGGGAAGCCATACTTCTACAACCCAGAGGACTCCTCCGTTCGATGGGAGCTGCCCCAG gtccctgtccctgcccctcGAAGCATCCATAAATCCAGCCAGGACAGTGACATCCCAGCCCAGGGCAGCCCTCCAGAGGAGAAG GTCCCAGCAGAGTTGGATGAGGTTGGGAACTGGGAGGAAATATCTCCTGCCACAGCTGCTGTGAGG ACCAAGACCTTGGACAAGGCAGGGGTGCTCCATCGCACCAAGACGGCAGACAAGGGAAAGCGGCTCCG GAAGAAGCACTGGAGCGCCTCCTGGACGGTGCTGGAGGGTGGCGTCCTGACATTCTTCAAGGACTCAAAGACCTCAGCTGCAGGCGGCCTG AGGCAGCCTTCCAAGTTTTCCACCCCTGAGTACACAGTGGAGCTGAGGGGGGCCTCTCTCTCCTGGGCCCCCAAAGACAAATCCAGTAAGAAGAATGTGCTCGAG CTGCGGAGCCGCGATGGCTCAGAGTACCTGATCCAGCACGACTCGGAGGCCATCATCAGCACCTGGCACAAGGCCATTGCCCAGGGCATCCAGGAGCTG TCCGCAGAGTTGCCCCCTGAGGAGGAGAGCGAGAGCAGCAGCGTGGACTTCGGGTCGAGTGAGCGCCTGGGAAGCtggcaggagaaggaggaagacgTGCGGCCGAGTGCAG CCCTGGGCCCCGGGGGTCTGGAGAGCGACTTGAGCAAGGTCCGGCACAAGCTCCGCAAGTTCCTCCAGAGGCGGCCCACACTGCAGTCGCTGCGGGAGAAGGGCTACATCAAAG ACCAGGTGTTCGGCTGCGCGCTGGCCGCGCTGTGTGAGCGTGAGAGGAGCCGAGTGCCGCGCTTCGTGCAGCAATGCATCCGCGCCGTCGAGGCCCGCG GTCTGGACATCGACGGGCTGTACCGCATCAGTGGAAACCTGGCCACCATCCAGAAGCTGCGCTATAAAGTGGACCACG ATGAGCGCCTCGACTTGGACGACGGGCGCTGGGAGGACGTCCACGTTATCACCGGTGCCCTGAAGCTCTTCTTTCGGGAGCTGCCCGAGCCCCTCTTCCCCTTCTCGCACTTCCGCCAGTTCATTGCGGCCATCA AGTTGCAGGACCAGGCCCAGCGCAGCCGCTGTGTACGCGACCTGGTGCGCTCGCTGCCCGCCCCCAACCACGACACGCTGCGGCTGCTCTTCCAGCACCTCTGCAG GGTGATCGAGCACGGCGAGCAGAACCGCATGTCGGTTCAGAGCGTGGCCATTGTGTTCGGACCCACGCTGCTGCGGCCCGAGGTGGAAGAGACCAGCATGCCCATGACCATGGTCTTCCAGAACCAGGTGGTGGAGCTCATCCTGCAGCAGTGCTCCGACATCTTCCCGCCGCACTGA
- the ARHGAP27 gene encoding rho GTPase-activating protein 27 isoform X2: MAADVEGDVYVLVEHPFEYTGKDGRRVAIRPNERYRLLRRSTEHWWHVRREPGGRPFYLPAQYVRELPALGNPAAAQPPGPYPGPAAPEPLAYDYRFLSAAGAAGPDGAPAEPRGRVSSLCGPAQRGTATQRSSQAPGLPACLYLRPAAPVRPAQSLDDLARTAVSPPAGLLGSSGSFKACSVAGSWVCPRPLARSDSENIYEAIQDVRGPPREESAEQVDDPPEPVYANIERHPGATSPGASAVPLPSPVWETHTDAGTGRLYYYNPDTGVTTWESPFEAAEGAASPATSPASVGSHVSFETEWGQYWDEESRRVFFYNPLTGETAWEDEAEDEPEELEMQPGLSPGSPRNPRPPTPETDYPESLTSYPEEDYSPVGSFSEPGPTSPLSTPPGWSCHVSQDKQTVYTNHFTQEQWVRLEDPHGKPYFYNPEDSSVRWELPQVPVPAPRSIHKSSQDSDIPAQGSPPEEKTKTLDKAGVLHRTKTADKGKRLRKKHWSASWTVLEGGVLTFFKDSKTSAAGGLRQPSKFSTPEYTVELRGASLSWAPKDKSSKKNVLELRSRDGSEYLIQHDSEAIISTWHKAIAQGIQELSAELPPEEESESSSVDFGSSERLGSWQEKEEDVRPSAALGPGGLESDLSKVRHKLRKFLQRRPTLQSLREKGYIKDQVFGCALAALCERERSRVPRFVQQCIRAVEARGLDIDGLYRISGNLATIQKLRYKVDHDERLDLDDGRWEDVHVITGALKLFFRELPEPLFPFSHFRQFIAAIKLQDQAQRSRCVRDLVRSLPAPNHDTLRLLFQHLCRVIEHGEQNRMSVQSVAIVFGPTLLRPEVEETSMPMTMVFQNQVVELILQQCSDIFPPH; the protein is encoded by the exons ATGGCGGCGGACGTGGAGGGGGACGTGTACGTGCTGGTGGAGCACCCCTTCGAGTACACCGGCAAGGACGGGCGCCGCGTGGCCATCCGGCCCAATGAGCGCTACCGGCTGCTGCGGCGCAGCACCGAGCACTGGTGGCACGTGCGGCGCGAGCCCGGTGGCCGCCCCTTCTACCTGCCCGCGCAGTACGTACGCGAGCTGCCCGCGCTGGGCAACCCTGCGGCCGCCCAGCCTCCAGGTCCCTACCCGGGCCCCGCGGCCCCCGAGCCGCTGGCCTACGACTACCGGTTCTTGAGCGCGGCGGGGGCCGCGGGCCCCGACGGCGCCCCCGCGGAGCCCCGAGGCCGCGTCAGCTCCCTGTGCGGCCCTGCGCAACGCGGCACTGCGACCCAGCGCAGCAGCCAGGCGCCGGGCCTGCCCGCCTGCCTGTACCTGCGGCCCGCAGCGCCCGTGCGGCCAGCGCAGTCCCTGGACGACCTGGCGCGCACAGCCGTCTCGCCTCCTGCCGGCCTCCTTGGAAGCAGCGGCAGCTTCAAGGCCTGCAGCGTGGCGGGCTCCTGGGTGTGCCCGCGGCCCCTGGCGCGCAGCGACTCAGAGAACATCTACGAGGCCATCCAGGACGTGCGCGGCCCGCCGAGGGAGGAGAGCGCGGAGCAG GTGGACGACCCCCCGGAGCCCGTGTACGCGAACATAGAAAGGCATCCCGGGGCCACTTCGCCGGGCGCCTCAGCGGTCCCTCTTCCCAGCCCGGTGTGGGAGACGCACACGGACGCGGGCACCGGGCGCCTCTACTACTACAACCCGGACACAGGCGTTACCACCTGGGAGTCGCCCTTTGAGGCTGCCGAGGGCGCTGCCAGCCCAGCCACCTCCCCTGCCTCAGTGGGCAGCCACGTGAGCTTCGAGACCGAGTGGGGCCAATACTGGGACGAGGAGAGCCGCAGGGTGTTCTTCTACAACCCGCTGACGGGCGAGACGGCCTGGGAAGACGAGGCCGAAGACGAGCCGGAGGAGCTGGAGATGCAGCCGGGCCTGAGTCCTGGCAGCCCTAGGAACCCACGG CCCCCCACCCCCGAGACTGACTACCCCGAGTCGCTGACCAGTTACCCTGAGGAGGACTATTCTCCCGTGGGCTCCTTCAGTGAGCCCGGCCCCACTTCTCCCTTGTCCACACCTCCCGGCTGGTCATGTCACGTCAGCCAGGACAAGCAGACGGTCTACACCAACCACTTCACCCAGGAGCAG TGGGTGAGGCTGGAGGACCCCCATGGGAAGCCATACTTCTACAACCCAGAGGACTCCTCCGTTCGATGGGAGCTGCCCCAG gtccctgtccctgcccctcGAAGCATCCATAAATCCAGCCAGGACAGTGACATCCCAGCCCAGGGCAGCCCTCCAGAGGAGAAG ACCAAGACCTTGGACAAGGCAGGGGTGCTCCATCGCACCAAGACGGCAGACAAGGGAAAGCGGCTCCG GAAGAAGCACTGGAGCGCCTCCTGGACGGTGCTGGAGGGTGGCGTCCTGACATTCTTCAAGGACTCAAAGACCTCAGCTGCAGGCGGCCTG AGGCAGCCTTCCAAGTTTTCCACCCCTGAGTACACAGTGGAGCTGAGGGGGGCCTCTCTCTCCTGGGCCCCCAAAGACAAATCCAGTAAGAAGAATGTGCTCGAG CTGCGGAGCCGCGATGGCTCAGAGTACCTGATCCAGCACGACTCGGAGGCCATCATCAGCACCTGGCACAAGGCCATTGCCCAGGGCATCCAGGAGCTG TCCGCAGAGTTGCCCCCTGAGGAGGAGAGCGAGAGCAGCAGCGTGGACTTCGGGTCGAGTGAGCGCCTGGGAAGCtggcaggagaaggaggaagacgTGCGGCCGAGTGCAG CCCTGGGCCCCGGGGGTCTGGAGAGCGACTTGAGCAAGGTCCGGCACAAGCTCCGCAAGTTCCTCCAGAGGCGGCCCACACTGCAGTCGCTGCGGGAGAAGGGCTACATCAAAG ACCAGGTGTTCGGCTGCGCGCTGGCCGCGCTGTGTGAGCGTGAGAGGAGCCGAGTGCCGCGCTTCGTGCAGCAATGCATCCGCGCCGTCGAGGCCCGCG GTCTGGACATCGACGGGCTGTACCGCATCAGTGGAAACCTGGCCACCATCCAGAAGCTGCGCTATAAAGTGGACCACG ATGAGCGCCTCGACTTGGACGACGGGCGCTGGGAGGACGTCCACGTTATCACCGGTGCCCTGAAGCTCTTCTTTCGGGAGCTGCCCGAGCCCCTCTTCCCCTTCTCGCACTTCCGCCAGTTCATTGCGGCCATCA AGTTGCAGGACCAGGCCCAGCGCAGCCGCTGTGTACGCGACCTGGTGCGCTCGCTGCCCGCCCCCAACCACGACACGCTGCGGCTGCTCTTCCAGCACCTCTGCAG GGTGATCGAGCACGGCGAGCAGAACCGCATGTCGGTTCAGAGCGTGGCCATTGTGTTCGGACCCACGCTGCTGCGGCCCGAGGTGGAAGAGACCAGCATGCCCATGACCATGGTCTTCCAGAACCAGGTGGTGGAGCTCATCCTGCAGCAGTGCTCCGACATCTTCCCGCCGCACTGA
- the ARHGAP27 gene encoding rho GTPase-activating protein 27 isoform X4, whose amino-acid sequence MVDMIAKVTRRQSRALPAQVDDPPEPVYANIERHPGATSPGASAVPLPSPVWETHTDAGTGRLYYYNPDTGVTTWESPFEAAEGAASPATSPASVGSHVSFETEWGQYWDEESRRVFFYNPLTGETAWEDEAEDEPEELEMQPGLSPGSPRNPRPPTPETDYPESLTSYPEEDYSPVGSFSEPGPTSPLSTPPGWSCHVSQDKQTVYTNHFTQEQWVRLEDPHGKPYFYNPEDSSVRWELPQVPVPAPRSIHKSSQDSDIPAQGSPPEEKTKTLDKAGVLHRTKTADKGKRLRKKHWSASWTVLEGGVLTFFKDSKTSAAGGLRQPSKFSTPEYTVELRGASLSWAPKDKSSKKNVLELRSRDGSEYLIQHDSEAIISTWHKAIAQGIQELSAELPPEEESESSSVDFGSSERLGSWQEKEEDVRPSAALGPGGLESDLSKVRHKLRKFLQRRPTLQSLREKGYIKDQVFGCALAALCERERSRVPRFVQQCIRAVEARGLDIDGLYRISGNLATIQKLRYKVDHDERLDLDDGRWEDVHVITGALKLFFRELPEPLFPFSHFRQFIAAIKLQDQAQRSRCVRDLVRSLPAPNHDTLRLLFQHLCRVIEHGEQNRMSVQSVAIVFGPTLLRPEVEETSMPMTMVFQNQVVELILQQCSDIFPPH is encoded by the exons ATGGTGGACATGATCGCCAAAGTGACCAGGAGGCAGAGTCGAGCCTTGCCGGCACAG GTGGACGACCCCCCGGAGCCCGTGTACGCGAACATAGAAAGGCATCCCGGGGCCACTTCGCCGGGCGCCTCAGCGGTCCCTCTTCCCAGCCCGGTGTGGGAGACGCACACGGACGCGGGCACCGGGCGCCTCTACTACTACAACCCGGACACAGGCGTTACCACCTGGGAGTCGCCCTTTGAGGCTGCCGAGGGCGCTGCCAGCCCAGCCACCTCCCCTGCCTCAGTGGGCAGCCACGTGAGCTTCGAGACCGAGTGGGGCCAATACTGGGACGAGGAGAGCCGCAGGGTGTTCTTCTACAACCCGCTGACGGGCGAGACGGCCTGGGAAGACGAGGCCGAAGACGAGCCGGAGGAGCTGGAGATGCAGCCGGGCCTGAGTCCTGGCAGCCCTAGGAACCCACGG CCCCCCACCCCCGAGACTGACTACCCCGAGTCGCTGACCAGTTACCCTGAGGAGGACTATTCTCCCGTGGGCTCCTTCAGTGAGCCCGGCCCCACTTCTCCCTTGTCCACACCTCCCGGCTGGTCATGTCACGTCAGCCAGGACAAGCAGACGGTCTACACCAACCACTTCACCCAGGAGCAG TGGGTGAGGCTGGAGGACCCCCATGGGAAGCCATACTTCTACAACCCAGAGGACTCCTCCGTTCGATGGGAGCTGCCCCAG gtccctgtccctgcccctcGAAGCATCCATAAATCCAGCCAGGACAGTGACATCCCAGCCCAGGGCAGCCCTCCAGAGGAGAAG ACCAAGACCTTGGACAAGGCAGGGGTGCTCCATCGCACCAAGACGGCAGACAAGGGAAAGCGGCTCCG GAAGAAGCACTGGAGCGCCTCCTGGACGGTGCTGGAGGGTGGCGTCCTGACATTCTTCAAGGACTCAAAGACCTCAGCTGCAGGCGGCCTG AGGCAGCCTTCCAAGTTTTCCACCCCTGAGTACACAGTGGAGCTGAGGGGGGCCTCTCTCTCCTGGGCCCCCAAAGACAAATCCAGTAAGAAGAATGTGCTCGAG CTGCGGAGCCGCGATGGCTCAGAGTACCTGATCCAGCACGACTCGGAGGCCATCATCAGCACCTGGCACAAGGCCATTGCCCAGGGCATCCAGGAGCTG TCCGCAGAGTTGCCCCCTGAGGAGGAGAGCGAGAGCAGCAGCGTGGACTTCGGGTCGAGTGAGCGCCTGGGAAGCtggcaggagaaggaggaagacgTGCGGCCGAGTGCAG CCCTGGGCCCCGGGGGTCTGGAGAGCGACTTGAGCAAGGTCCGGCACAAGCTCCGCAAGTTCCTCCAGAGGCGGCCCACACTGCAGTCGCTGCGGGAGAAGGGCTACATCAAAG ACCAGGTGTTCGGCTGCGCGCTGGCCGCGCTGTGTGAGCGTGAGAGGAGCCGAGTGCCGCGCTTCGTGCAGCAATGCATCCGCGCCGTCGAGGCCCGCG GTCTGGACATCGACGGGCTGTACCGCATCAGTGGAAACCTGGCCACCATCCAGAAGCTGCGCTATAAAGTGGACCACG ATGAGCGCCTCGACTTGGACGACGGGCGCTGGGAGGACGTCCACGTTATCACCGGTGCCCTGAAGCTCTTCTTTCGGGAGCTGCCCGAGCCCCTCTTCCCCTTCTCGCACTTCCGCCAGTTCATTGCGGCCATCA AGTTGCAGGACCAGGCCCAGCGCAGCCGCTGTGTACGCGACCTGGTGCGCTCGCTGCCCGCCCCCAACCACGACACGCTGCGGCTGCTCTTCCAGCACCTCTGCAG GGTGATCGAGCACGGCGAGCAGAACCGCATGTCGGTTCAGAGCGTGGCCATTGTGTTCGGACCCACGCTGCTGCGGCCCGAGGTGGAAGAGACCAGCATGCCCATGACCATGGTCTTCCAGAACCAGGTGGTGGAGCTCATCCTGCAGCAGTGCTCCGACATCTTCCCGCCGCACTGA